In a single window of the Longimicrobiaceae bacterium genome:
- a CDS encoding histidine triad nucleotide-binding protein, with product MAENCIFCRIVAGELPASMVYEDETVVAFKDIRPQAPVHVLVVPREHVDSIAHLDDSHAEMAGKTILAVEKVARAVGGLEEGYRVIINCGEAGGQTVPHLHLHLLGGRRFSEGMVRD from the coding sequence ATGGCCGAGAACTGCATCTTCTGCAGGATCGTCGCGGGCGAGCTGCCCGCCTCCATGGTCTACGAGGACGAGACGGTGGTCGCCTTCAAGGACATCCGTCCCCAGGCCCCGGTACACGTGCTGGTGGTGCCGCGGGAACACGTCGATTCGATCGCCCACCTCGACGACTCCCACGCGGAGATGGCGGGAAAGACGATTCTCGCGGTGGAAAAGGTGGCGCGGGCCGTGGGCGGGCTGGAGGAGGGCTATCGGGTGATCATCAACTGCGGCGAGGCGGGCGGCCAGACCGTCCCGCATCTGCACCTGCATCTCCTGGGCGGGAGGCGGTTTTCCGAGGGGATGGTGCGCGACTGA
- a CDS encoding 50S ribosomal protein L11 methyltransferase, with the protein MSPERWFVLSARLPLYDPLRELLGEGLLALGGLSVAEEGELLVTYLPPPDDPEAFLEHARSFLMEWILDDEPPELAWWWQEDEDWSREWKRGLGPRQVTDRIVTKPSWVAYDAAPGQIVIDIDPQMAFGTGEHATTRGCLRLLDGQVQAGDRVLDVGSGSGILSIAAVRLGAREVVAIEYDADANVNARENLARNEVDDRVRLIETMANPALIAAEGPFDLVMANILSSVIQPLLPVFRVALCPRGRVIVSGILQRERDEVVASAEAAGLRVAREDREEDWWSALLVPVQEP; encoded by the coding sequence GTGAGCCCGGAGCGCTGGTTCGTGCTCTCGGCGCGGCTCCCCCTGTATGACCCGCTCCGCGAGCTGCTCGGGGAGGGGCTTCTTGCTCTCGGCGGCCTTTCGGTGGCGGAAGAGGGAGAGCTGCTCGTCACCTATCTTCCACCGCCCGACGATCCCGAGGCTTTCCTCGAGCACGCCCGGTCCTTCCTGATGGAATGGATCCTAGACGACGAGCCTCCGGAGCTCGCCTGGTGGTGGCAGGAGGACGAGGACTGGTCCCGGGAATGGAAGAGGGGTCTGGGGCCGCGCCAGGTGACCGACCGAATCGTGACCAAGCCGTCGTGGGTGGCCTACGACGCCGCGCCGGGCCAGATCGTCATCGACATCGATCCCCAGATGGCGTTCGGCACCGGCGAGCACGCCACCACGCGGGGATGCCTGCGTCTGCTGGACGGCCAGGTGCAGGCTGGCGATCGCGTGCTGGACGTCGGCTCAGGGTCGGGCATCCTCTCCATCGCAGCCGTACGGCTGGGCGCACGCGAGGTCGTCGCGATCGAATACGACGCGGACGCGAACGTGAACGCCCGGGAGAACCTTGCCCGGAACGAGGTCGACGACCGCGTTCGGCTCATCGAGACGATGGCCAATCCGGCCTTGATCGCCGCCGAAGGCCCCTTCGACCTCGTCATGGCCAACATCCTGAGCAGCGTGATCCAACCGTTGCTGCCCGTCTTTCGCGTGGCGCTCTGTCCGAGAGGACGGGTGATCGTGAGCGGCATCCTCCAGCGGGAGCGCGACGAGGTGGTGGCCAGCGCCGAGGCCGCGGGGCTGCGCGTGGCGAGGGAGGACCGGGAAGAGGATTGGTGGTCCGCCCTGCTCGTGCCTGTCCAGGAACCCTGA
- a CDS encoding glucosamine-6-phosphate deaminase, producing the protein MKIDIAETKQIMGERAAALGAERLREALRRDGKAAIVLATGASQFEMLAALVTEPEVDWGRVTAFHLDEYVGLPATHPASFRRYMRERFVERLPTPIGAFHYIDGEADPAAEIARLSDLVRRTPLAVGFVGIGENGHLAFNDPPADFETEEPYLLVTLDDASRRQQLGEGWFPSIESVPREAISMSIRQILSADTIVCTVPDQRKAEAVRAAVAGPVTAEVPASVLQRHPRCHLFLDRASASLLSSGAAS; encoded by the coding sequence GTGAAGATCGACATCGCGGAGACCAAGCAGATCATGGGTGAGCGGGCGGCGGCGCTGGGTGCGGAGCGTCTGCGGGAGGCGCTGCGGCGAGACGGTAAGGCCGCCATCGTCCTCGCCACCGGTGCCTCGCAGTTCGAGATGCTCGCGGCGCTGGTGACGGAACCCGAAGTCGACTGGGGACGCGTCACCGCCTTCCACCTCGACGAGTACGTCGGACTTCCGGCAACCCATCCGGCCTCGTTTCGCCGCTACATGCGCGAGCGGTTCGTGGAGCGGCTGCCGACGCCGATCGGCGCCTTCCATTACATCGACGGAGAGGCGGATCCGGCAGCGGAGATCGCACGTCTCTCCGACCTGGTGAGGCGTACTCCGCTGGCGGTAGGCTTCGTCGGCATTGGTGAGAATGGCCACCTGGCGTTCAACGATCCCCCGGCGGACTTCGAGACTGAGGAGCCTTACCTGCTGGTAACGCTGGACGACGCCTCGCGTCGCCAGCAACTAGGGGAGGGGTGGTTCCCCTCGATCGAGAGCGTGCCCCGGGAGGCGATCTCCATGTCCATCCGCCAGATCCTCTCGGCCGACACCATCGTCTGCACCGTGCCCGACCAGCGGAAGGCCGAGGCGGTGCGCGCCGCCGTGGCCGGGCCGGTAACGGCGGAGGTTCCGGCGTCGGTACTGCAGCGACATCCCCGCTGTCATCTCTTCCTCGACCGCGCCTCGGCATCGCTCCTCTCGTCAGGCGCGGCGTCGTGA
- a CDS encoding TonB-dependent receptor produces the protein MRSGRRGFLVLALLLFSAVPAVAQHAISGRVTDATTGQPLPGTQVNVQGTGISTLTDTDGRFQLTAPSPNDVIVFSRLGYTTVEVAIDNRTEINAQLTSSAVELEGVVAIGYGEARRATLTESVGVVEAEEIQKATIASPDQAIQGRVSGVQVTTESGIPGAPVAMRIRGVGTVGNTQPLFVIDGVPIGKGTAGTASPLATINPSDIESISVLKDASAASVYGMQAANGVVLIQTKQGRLGKPTIQYDAYYGIQRFPKYFDLNDAQAWLALEREAIDNENRYFGRVPGTPEYELQHPDLRDGSPVLPQLLARNTDWTRVGIHNDAPITNHNISISGASEDVNYYVSGGFYQQDAIVDKWDLRRYSFRANSDFNITNWFRVGENFSVSNQTTLRGSANYGDGTILNNVLQQPPIFLAYDPALVSPTNPKGLTGNYQTAGFTRPNLNSTNQLVDVNDRTTRVIGSVYGEVDLLPGLTVRSQNSVDWGINSIYFWQPELTNEMTGFARAEIAEDIRSDNYTLVSTNTANYVASFGDHNLELLGGLETNIFRGNSLSLQTTGFVNTIYELRRIVALGDQMLKKGGGAGEQNRVGYIGRLNYNYADKYLLTASIRRDGVSTFAPGHQWGTFPAISAGWRVTEEPWFNVPWINELKLRGSWGQLGNSEITGGQYPQYVSVLLWADYEIGGQVQLAPTPQPRLANPELSWETNETTDIGFETSLFDNAFDFAATYYRRDTKDFLLAIPVPVLSGFREAPVNVGSVRNSGWEFQAGYNTVLANDLLLGISANLTTVKNELRSLTSGVEEYQQDGIYRTQVGFPIGHFFAYKTCGVYQTNEEASQVVDNTIGGNHAEAGDMCFQDIRGEYERDPETGELIETPPDGMITPADRTYLGKTIPDAYYGINFNAAYRNFDLTAFFTGVTGVQAYNQVRRSLETMAGGGGNQLATTQNRWTPENPSRTMPRAIGGDPAGNARLSDRWIEDADYFRLKTLQIGYTLPDDIFGSAVRNTRIYLSATNLWTLTDYSGLDPEFTSRGNAFNEARNQSQLGAGTDDGNVPQPRIFQIGVSTTF, from the coding sequence ATGCGGTCCGGACGGCGGGGTTTTCTCGTCCTGGCACTCCTGCTCTTCTCCGCGGTGCCGGCCGTGGCCCAGCACGCCATCTCGGGCCGCGTTACGGACGCAACAACGGGACAGCCGCTGCCAGGCACGCAGGTGAACGTCCAGGGAACCGGGATCTCCACGCTGACCGATACGGACGGCCGGTTCCAGCTGACGGCTCCGTCCCCCAACGACGTGATCGTATTCTCGAGGCTCGGCTACACGACCGTCGAGGTTGCGATCGACAACCGCACCGAGATCAACGCCCAGTTGACCTCGAGCGCGGTGGAGTTGGAGGGGGTCGTGGCGATCGGGTACGGGGAGGCGCGACGCGCCACCCTGACGGAAAGCGTGGGGGTCGTCGAAGCCGAAGAGATTCAGAAGGCCACCATTGCCAGCCCCGACCAGGCGATTCAGGGACGCGTCTCCGGCGTTCAGGTGACGACCGAGTCCGGAATCCCCGGCGCGCCGGTGGCGATGCGAATCCGCGGGGTGGGCACGGTGGGCAACACCCAGCCACTCTTCGTGATCGACGGCGTTCCGATCGGCAAGGGAACCGCCGGGACTGCGAGCCCGCTAGCCACCATCAACCCGAGCGATATCGAAAGTATCTCTGTTCTGAAGGACGCGTCGGCGGCATCCGTCTACGGCATGCAGGCGGCCAACGGGGTAGTGCTGATTCAGACCAAGCAGGGCCGACTCGGCAAGCCGACGATCCAGTACGACGCCTACTACGGGATACAGCGCTTCCCGAAGTACTTCGACCTCAACGACGCGCAGGCGTGGTTGGCGCTGGAGCGGGAAGCGATCGACAACGAGAACAGGTACTTCGGCCGGGTGCCGGGGACTCCCGAGTACGAGTTGCAGCACCCCGATCTGCGGGACGGCTCTCCGGTGCTGCCGCAGTTGCTGGCGCGCAACACCGACTGGACAAGAGTGGGGATTCACAACGACGCGCCGATCACCAACCACAACATTTCGATCTCCGGCGCCTCGGAGGACGTCAACTACTACGTCTCGGGCGGGTTCTACCAGCAGGACGCCATCGTCGACAAGTGGGATCTGCGGCGGTACAGCTTCCGCGCGAACAGTGATTTCAACATCACGAACTGGTTCCGCGTGGGAGAGAACTTCTCGGTCTCCAACCAGACGACTCTGCGGGGCTCGGCCAACTACGGCGACGGCACGATCCTGAACAATGTGCTGCAGCAGCCGCCGATCTTCCTGGCCTATGACCCCGCCCTCGTCAGTCCAACCAACCCCAAGGGGCTGACCGGGAACTATCAGACCGCGGGATTCACCCGACCGAACCTCAACTCCACCAACCAGCTGGTGGACGTGAACGATCGCACTACCCGTGTGATCGGCAGCGTCTACGGCGAGGTCGACCTGCTTCCGGGCCTCACCGTCCGCTCGCAGAACTCCGTCGACTGGGGGATCAATAGCATCTACTTCTGGCAGCCGGAGCTCACCAACGAGATGACGGGCTTCGCTCGGGCGGAGATCGCCGAGGACATTCGCAGCGACAACTACACCCTGGTCTCCACCAACACGGCCAACTACGTCGCGTCTTTCGGTGACCACAATCTCGAGCTCCTCGGCGGGCTGGAGACCAACATCTTCCGCGGCAACAGCCTGAGCCTGCAGACGACCGGCTTCGTCAACACGATCTACGAGCTGCGGCGGATCGTGGCGCTTGGCGACCAGATGCTGAAGAAGGGCGGCGGTGCCGGAGAGCAGAACCGCGTGGGATACATCGGACGCCTGAACTACAACTACGCCGACAAGTACCTGCTCACCGCCAGCATCCGTCGCGACGGAGTGTCGACCTTCGCACCGGGGCACCAGTGGGGGACCTTCCCGGCGATCTCGGCGGGCTGGCGCGTCACCGAGGAGCCCTGGTTCAACGTACCCTGGATCAACGAGCTGAAGCTCCGTGGCAGCTGGGGTCAGCTTGGCAACTCCGAGATCACGGGTGGGCAGTACCCGCAGTACGTGTCCGTGCTGCTCTGGGCCGACTACGAGATCGGCGGGCAGGTGCAGCTCGCGCCGACTCCGCAGCCACGACTGGCCAATCCGGAGCTGAGCTGGGAAACCAACGAGACCACCGACATCGGCTTCGAGACCAGCCTCTTCGACAACGCCTTCGATTTCGCCGCGACCTATTACCGGCGCGACACGAAGGACTTCCTCCTGGCGATTCCGGTGCCGGTGCTCTCGGGCTTCCGCGAGGCGCCCGTGAACGTGGGCTCGGTGCGGAACAGCGGATGGGAGTTCCAGGCGGGCTACAACACGGTTCTCGCCAACGATCTCCTACTGGGCATCAGCGCCAACCTGACCACGGTAAAGAACGAGTTGCGCTCGCTCACCTCGGGAGTCGAGGAGTACCAGCAGGATGGCATCTACCGGACCCAGGTCGGATTCCCCATCGGCCACTTCTTCGCATACAAGACCTGTGGGGTGTACCAGACCAACGAGGAGGCCTCGCAAGTCGTCGACAATACCATCGGCGGAAACCACGCCGAAGCCGGCGACATGTGCTTCCAGGACATTCGCGGGGAGTACGAAAGGGATCCCGAAACGGGTGAGCTCATTGAGACGCCTCCGGACGGGATGATCACCCCGGCGGATCGGACGTATCTCGGCAAGACGATTCCTGATGCCTACTACGGCATCAACTTCAACGCCGCCTACCGCAACTTCGACCTGACCGCCTTCTTCACCGGCGTAACGGGCGTCCAGGCGTACAACCAGGTGCGGCGCAGTCTGGAGACGATGGCGGGTGGCGGGGGCAACCAGCTCGCTACCACTCAGAATCGGTGGACGCCGGAGAACCCGAGCAGGACCATGCCGCGCGCGATCGGCGGCGACCCCGCCGGCAACGCCCGCCTCTCGGATCGCTGGATCGAGGACGCCGACTACTTCCGGCTGAAGACGCTGCAGATCGGATATACGTTGCCCGACGATATCTTCGGCAGCGCGGTGCGCAACACCCGGATCTACCTGTCCGCTACCAACCTGTGGACGCTCACGGACTACAGCGGGCTGGATCCGGAGTTCACCTCGCGCGGCAACGCCTTCAACGAGGCGAGAAACCAGTCGCAGCTCGGGGCCGGTACGGACGACGGCAACGTGCCGCAGCCGCGCATCTTCCAGATCGGAGTCAGCACCACCTTCTGA
- a CDS encoding arylsulfatase translates to MRPLATTVLAISALTACGPSAPATSSQPGPPNIVIIMADDMGWGDIQPYGQEKIQTPNLARMAAEGTRFTAFYAGSTVCAPSRSVLLTGQHTGHTPIRGNREVLPIGQAPLPAEAVTLAEVLKDRGYATGVFGKWGLGAPESEGIPTRQGFDEFFGYLDQRRAHFYYPEFLWHNETRVPLPNRTEPAPNTVGAGRALEKGEYSHDRIATEALEFIDEHRDGPFFLYVPFTIPHAELAAPEDAFAPYLDADGNSIFPETPFPGEHYGPQPMPHAAYAAMISRMDRDVGRILDRLREYGLAENTIVLFTSDNGPSVEGGSDPDFFASSGPFRGRKRDLYEGGIRVPMIAWGPGRIPAGAESDQVWAMWDIFPTVAELAGASVPDEVDGLSMVAALTGEGEAPEHDYLYWEFYERGSAQAARMGDWKAVRQPMLSGEIELYNLATDPRESQDLAASHPDLVQRFLEIMEEAHTPSPMWEVPS, encoded by the coding sequence ATGAGACCTCTCGCGACCACCGTTCTGGCGATCTCCGCCCTGACAGCGTGCGGGCCTTCGGCCCCAGCAACCTCCTCGCAACCGGGGCCGCCCAATATCGTCATCATCATGGCGGACGATATGGGTTGGGGCGATATCCAGCCTTACGGCCAGGAGAAGATCCAGACACCGAATCTCGCCCGCATGGCGGCTGAGGGAACGCGTTTCACGGCGTTCTATGCCGGAAGCACGGTCTGCGCGCCGTCGCGGAGCGTGCTGCTGACCGGGCAGCATACCGGCCACACGCCGATCCGGGGGAATCGCGAGGTCTTGCCGATCGGGCAGGCGCCGCTGCCCGCCGAGGCGGTCACGCTTGCTGAGGTCCTCAAAGACCGCGGCTATGCGACGGGAGTGTTCGGCAAATGGGGGCTGGGTGCGCCGGAGTCCGAGGGGATTCCCACTCGCCAGGGCTTCGACGAGTTCTTCGGCTACCTCGATCAGCGGCGGGCGCACTTCTACTACCCGGAGTTCCTCTGGCACAATGAGACTCGCGTGCCCCTGCCGAACCGGACCGAGCCCGCCCCCAACACGGTGGGTGCCGGTCGGGCGTTGGAGAAAGGGGAGTATAGCCACGACCGCATCGCCACCGAGGCGCTCGAGTTCATCGACGAGCATCGCGACGGTCCCTTCTTCCTCTACGTTCCATTCACCATCCCGCACGCTGAGCTGGCCGCGCCGGAGGACGCGTTCGCGCCGTACCTGGACGCAGACGGCAACAGCATCTTCCCCGAGACACCTTTCCCCGGGGAACACTACGGCCCGCAGCCCATGCCGCACGCGGCCTACGCGGCGATGATATCACGCATGGACCGCGATGTCGGCCGCATCCTCGACCGTCTGCGGGAATACGGACTGGCCGAGAACACCATCGTGCTCTTCACCAGCGACAACGGTCCCAGCGTGGAGGGCGGTTCCGACCCGGACTTCTTCGCGAGCTCTGGCCCCTTCCGCGGGCGCAAGCGGGACCTCTACGAGGGGGGGATTCGCGTGCCGATGATCGCCTGGGGTCCGGGGCGCATCCCGGCGGGCGCGGAGAGCGACCAGGTCTGGGCCATGTGGGACATCTTCCCGACGGTGGCGGAGCTCGCCGGTGCCTCGGTACCGGACGAGGTCGACGGTCTCTCCATGGTGGCCGCGCTGACCGGTGAAGGGGAGGCTCCGGAGCACGACTACCTTTATTGGGAGTTCTACGAGCGCGGGAGCGCCCAGGCGGCACGCATGGGGGACTGGAAGGCGGTGCGCCAGCCGATGCTCAGCGGGGAGATCGAGCTGTACAACCTGGCGACCGATCCCCGCGAGTCCCAGGACCTGGCGGCCTCTCACCCGGATCTGGTGCAGCGCTTCCTGGAGATCATGGAGGAGGCGCACACGCCGTCCCCCATGTGGGAGGTGCCCAGCTAG
- a CDS encoding multiheme c-type cytochrome: MPLLSIVLGCHEPEALRLASQTLVGDSTCVACHQEQAEFLGTAHAGTSAPASAETIHGSFAEGENVLRTSNPRLFFRMVQAGGDFFQEAVESSGSDTTRTIERFDIVVGSGRKGQSYLYWRSDLLFQLPISHWTGIGWANSPGYRDGVANFNRPVPPRCLECHSTYAASLPSLGGGNRYDTASLVPGISCQTCHGAGGEHVRWAQTGSVWRWLRSAAIVNPADLPRERRVDGCALCHGGIGESIQPPFSYRPGEPLSAYLHQPEPSPDEPVDVHGNQVALLARSACFQQSDMTCSTCHDVHRPQRDISEFTAVCTSCHVPGESLDADHGAAMPGNCVDCHMPNVETNVIVGDQLGRVLKPRVRSHRIAVYQ, encoded by the coding sequence TTGCCGCTGCTGTCGATCGTTCTCGGCTGCCATGAGCCGGAGGCGCTACGTCTGGCATCCCAAACGCTGGTGGGCGACTCGACCTGCGTCGCCTGTCATCAGGAGCAAGCCGAGTTCCTCGGCACCGCGCACGCTGGCACCTCGGCGCCGGCCAGCGCGGAGACGATTCACGGGAGCTTTGCGGAAGGGGAGAACGTCCTCAGAACTTCGAACCCGCGGCTCTTCTTCCGGATGGTCCAGGCGGGAGGAGACTTCTTCCAGGAGGCCGTGGAGAGTAGCGGAAGCGACACGACACGCACGATCGAACGCTTCGACATCGTCGTCGGATCGGGGCGAAAGGGCCAGTCATACCTCTACTGGCGGAGCGACCTCCTTTTCCAGCTCCCCATCTCCCACTGGACCGGGATCGGCTGGGCGAACAGCCCGGGGTATCGCGACGGCGTCGCGAACTTCAATCGTCCGGTTCCGCCGCGCTGTCTGGAGTGCCATTCCACCTACGCCGCCTCGCTGCCCTCCCTGGGCGGCGGCAATCGGTACGATACGGCGTCGCTCGTCCCGGGGATTTCCTGCCAGACCTGTCACGGGGCGGGGGGCGAGCACGTTCGCTGGGCTCAGACCGGTAGCGTGTGGCGATGGCTCCGGAGCGCGGCGATCGTGAACCCCGCTGATCTTCCGCGGGAGCGGCGAGTAGACGGATGCGCACTCTGCCATGGGGGCATCGGCGAGTCGATCCAGCCGCCCTTCTCCTACCGACCGGGGGAGCCGCTGTCGGCCTACCTTCACCAGCCGGAGCCCTCGCCAGACGAGCCGGTGGACGTGCACGGCAACCAGGTTGCCCTGCTGGCCCGCAGCGCCTGCTTCCAGCAGAGCGACATGACCTGCTCTACCTGCCACGACGTGCACCGGCCGCAGCGCGACATCAGCGAGTTCACCGCCGTCTGCACCTCCTGCCACGTACCCGGCGAGTCCCTCGACGCCGACCACGGTGCCGCCATGCCCGGCAACTGCGTCGACTGCCACATGCCCAATGTGGAGACCAACGTGATCGTCGGCGACCAGCTCGGCAGGGTGCTGAAGCCGCGGGTGAGGAGTCACCGCATCGCGGTCTACCAGTGA
- a CDS encoding sodium/solute symporter (Members of the Solute:Sodium Symporter (SSS), TC 2.A.21 as described in tcdb.org, catalyze solute:Na+ symport. Known solutes for members of the family include sugars, amino acids, nucleosides, inositols, vitamins, urea or anions, depending on the system.), translated as MIESQLQTPDYIVVAGYFVVLLAIGVYLKRFMRQAGDYFTGGRRMPWWLAGVSYYMTTFSAFAFVAYGEVAYLYGWVAVTLGWVSVPACLVAARWTASRWRRARVDTPVELLEARYSPFFRQLFAWSGFPLRIADDGLRLYSLGVFVSVAMGMDIFWAITVSAVVLLVYTFLGGLWAVAVTDFVQGIVLFLALLIIFPLALVRGGGFDGLLESAPSAGYLSAFNPPYSAVYVLGFFILILLNYNAGWALVQRFYSVEDEGEARKVGLLAAALHVIGPPLFYLPVMLSRDLLAGLENTRDAYAAMSLELLPVGLMGVMITAMFAASMSTLSSEYNVLASVATRDIYQRLFRPNASEEHLLRAGRVFTVVIGLVILGIGLLVALYPDTPLFSIMVTVFGVAVAPMMLPLLGGLFFRRLSKRGAMFGFLVGLITGFATLALQRLYLPGLGRFDPEWITFEFGAYAIFINVGVTVLAMIAYTVFERRDAEEVERSRRFFARMDTPLEADREPAVEPAAESTPSPFRATGLGTAGIGVLLLGAAFFTATRQGMMIDVAAGIALTVGGLWMYRRSTSEPRASVGVMDEQRRETLTGAERRS; from the coding sequence GTGATCGAGTCTCAGCTCCAGACCCCGGACTACATCGTCGTCGCCGGCTACTTCGTCGTGCTCCTCGCCATCGGCGTGTACCTGAAGCGCTTCATGCGCCAGGCGGGCGACTACTTCACCGGCGGCCGACGCATGCCCTGGTGGCTGGCCGGGGTGTCGTACTACATGACGACCTTCTCGGCCTTCGCCTTCGTGGCCTACGGCGAGGTCGCGTACCTCTACGGCTGGGTCGCGGTGACACTCGGGTGGGTCTCGGTGCCAGCCTGCCTGGTAGCCGCGCGTTGGACGGCGAGCCGCTGGCGACGGGCGCGGGTGGACACGCCGGTCGAGCTGCTGGAGGCCCGCTACAGTCCCTTCTTCCGCCAGCTCTTCGCCTGGAGCGGCTTTCCCCTACGCATCGCGGACGATGGACTCCGTCTCTATTCCCTCGGGGTCTTCGTATCCGTGGCGATGGGGATGGACATCTTCTGGGCCATCACCGTCTCGGCGGTCGTACTCCTGGTCTACACCTTCCTGGGAGGGCTGTGGGCGGTGGCGGTGACCGATTTCGTGCAGGGCATCGTCCTCTTCCTCGCCCTCCTGATCATCTTCCCGCTGGCGCTGGTGCGCGGAGGCGGGTTCGACGGGTTGCTGGAATCCGCCCCGTCCGCCGGGTACCTGAGCGCCTTCAACCCGCCGTACTCCGCCGTCTACGTGCTGGGCTTCTTCATCCTGATCCTGCTCAACTACAACGCGGGTTGGGCGCTGGTGCAGCGCTTCTACAGCGTCGAGGACGAGGGGGAGGCGAGGAAGGTCGGGCTCCTGGCCGCGGCCCTGCACGTGATCGGACCGCCGCTCTTCTACCTGCCGGTGATGCTGTCGCGCGACCTGCTGGCGGGACTCGAGAACACCCGCGACGCCTACGCCGCCATGTCGCTCGAGTTGCTACCAGTCGGGCTGATGGGGGTCATGATCACGGCGATGTTCGCGGCATCGATGTCCACCTTGAGCTCCGAGTACAACGTGCTCGCCAGCGTGGCCACGCGGGACATCTACCAGCGGCTCTTCCGACCGAACGCCTCCGAGGAGCACCTGCTGCGAGCGGGCCGCGTGTTCACCGTCGTCATCGGCCTGGTGATCCTGGGGATCGGGCTGCTGGTGGCGCTCTATCCCGATACGCCGCTCTTCAGCATCATGGTCACCGTGTTCGGGGTCGCGGTCGCGCCGATGATGCTGCCGCTGCTCGGGGGCCTGTTCTTCCGTCGCCTCTCGAAGCGCGGGGCGATGTTCGGCTTCCTGGTCGGGCTGATCACCGGCTTCGCCACCCTTGCCCTGCAGCGGCTCTACCTGCCGGGGCTGGGGCGCTTCGATCCGGAGTGGATCACCTTCGAGTTCGGCGCCTACGCGATCTTCATCAACGTGGGGGTGACCGTGCTGGCGATGATTGCCTACACCGTCTTCGAGCGCCGCGACGCGGAGGAGGTGGAGCGCAGCCGTCGCTTCTTCGCGCGCATGGACACTCCACTCGAGGCGGATCGGGAGCCGGCGGTCGAGCCTGCGGCGGAGTCGACGCCGTCCCCCTTCCGTGCGACCGGGCTCGGTACGGCCGGTATCGGGGTGCTCCTCCTGGGCGCTGCCTTCTTCACCGCGACACGACAGGGCATGATGATCGACGTGGCGGCGGGTATCGCGCTCACGGTCGGCGGGCTCTGGATGTACCGCCGGTCTACCTCCGAACCGAGGGCCTCGGTCGGGGTGATGGATGAACAACGGCGGGAAACCCTCACCGGTGCGGAGCGGAGATCGTGA